A region from the Triticum aestivum cultivar Chinese Spring chromosome 3D, IWGSC CS RefSeq v2.1, whole genome shotgun sequence genome encodes:
- the LOC123075425 gene encoding uncharacterized protein, producing MAMSNHAAAAAGGPRSLQFRRCGQPPLVTDQPYLGRYGSYGNRFIVTDLSTLQSDGACRRALRRMLAELPQLRALRLTQDEWDDVVTANVVPQIVRVACGNGATRGFTFRFEMEVDRQFIYDERALLMACKERELGGGGRPDKCPICLVGLEGEPAVQPPRCPHTFHRRCILMWFCKATTCPICRCDVRFCALPEFLAL from the exons ATGGCGATGTCcaatcacgccgccgccgccgccggcggccca CGGTCCCTGCAGTTCCGCCGCTGCGGCCAGCCCCCGCTCGTGACGGACCAGCCGTACCTCGGGCGTTACGGCAGCTACGGCAACAGGTTCATCGTCACAGACCTCTCCACGCTCCAGAGCGACGGCGCCTGCCGCCGGGCGCTGCGCAGGATGCTGGCGGAACTGCCGCAGCTCCGGGCGCTCCGCCTCACCCAGGACGAGTGGGACGACGTCGTAACCGCTAACGTGGTGCCACAGATCGTCCGCGTGGCGTGCGGCAACGGCGCCACCCGCGGCTTCACCTTCCGCTTCGAGATGGAGGTGGACCGGCAGTTCATATACGACGAGCGGGCCCTCCTGATGGCGTGCAAGGAgagggagctcggcggcggcggcaggccggACAAGTGCCCGATCTGCTTGGTGGGCCTGGAGGGAGAGCCCGCCGTGCAGCCACCGAGGTGCCCGCACACGTTCCACCGCAGGTGCATTTTAATGTGGTTCTGCAAGGCGACAACGTGCCCAATTTGCCGCTGTGACGTGAGGTTCTGTGCCCTGCCGGAGTTTCTTGCTCTGTAG